The following is a genomic window from Chryseobacterium sp. StRB126.
CATCAGGATTTTATAATTATGATCCAAGTTTTACAACATCCCACGATCATATGATCGCCAGATTTATTTCCAATCAGCAATTCGATCAGTATTTAAAAAAGCAAATTGAAAATTCAAATGATAACTTTACGGTAAAAGTGTTTTCTCCTTTGAGCTGGTCGGGATCAAAGGTCGGTCTTATAGAGCTTATCTATGCACTTTACCAGATGCGTTGTTTTAACGGTGGTAATATAGAGTTAAGCGAAGTCATAAAATTTACAGAAAAGTCATTGGATTGCGATTTAGGTAACTTTCATAAAACCATCTTTGAAATCCGTAACCGAAAACAGGGACCAACCAAATTCCTTCAATTGGTGAGTGACAATTTGAATCAATATTTTATGAACAGTGATGCTGAGTAACATAAATACAAACAGAAACCTCAAATCGTATGGTATTTGAGGTTTCATTCTTTAATCCGAGTTCAATAAATGTTGCAAATCAGGATCATTTTTTATTCGATCCATTTCATCTGTGATGATATTTAGAATATCTGACTTAATTTCTCTGTAATTATCCTGAATCTGCCTGGTCATAGAATCATTCCCGTCTTCATCAATAAAGGATCGGATCGGTGGTATCTGCTGAAAACTTTTCATTTCTTGAGAAAGCTTAACATTGTCTACGACAATCTCGGAATGAAAAATCTTCTGCCGAATCCTTTCGTCAAAGTTATCAGATACAGCACCGACAAAAAATCCCTGGGTTAAGGTAGAGATCTTCGAAGCAGGTATCAAACTGTCCAATTGGGTAGAAATGGAGGTGGAAGTATCGTTCCTATTGATGGATATACTTTGTCTTTTTTGCAATATTTTTCCAAAACGTTCAGATAAGGTTTTGGCTGTTTCCCCAACCACCTGACCGCTGAAAATATTGCCGACCGTATTCTGAATGACTTTACTTTCCTTATCTCCATAATCTCTTGTCAACTGAGAAAAATCCTGGAATCCGAGACATACGGAAACTTTATTACTTCTGGCAGTAGCAATTAAATTATCCAGTCCTCTGAAATAAATGGTAGGCAACTCATCAATAATCACTGAACTCTTCAACTGTCCTTTTTTATTAATTAGCTTAACAATTCTTGAATTGTACAGCCCAAGAGCAGCAGAATAAATATTCTGACGATCAGGATTATTTCCTACACACAGAATTTTAGGCTCATTGGGGTTATTGATATCCAAAGAAAAATCGTCTCCGGTCATTACCCAGTATAATTGTGGTGAGATCATTCTTGACAAAGGAATCTTTGCGGAAGCGATTTGTCCCTGCAACTGATCCTGTGCACCCCCTTGCCATGCATCCATAAAAGGAGATAGGTAGTTTTCTAATTCAGAATAAGAGGTTAATATCGTAAAGACCTCTTCATATTTTTTGTTCAACAGCTCTATAGCGTGTGGAAAAGTGCAGTATTTACCGTTTTCATAAATTTTAAGAAACCATATGATGGCAGCTAGCAGTATGATAGGACTCTCAACAAAGAAATCGCCTTGTTTTTGTATCCAGCTTCTGTTCAGGTTTAACATAATGGTATAGGCAGCTTCATATGCATCCGATATATCCGTCATAAAATCGGGATTTAAAGGATTACATCTATGGCTTTTTCTGGGGTCGTCAAAATTGATGATATAGAATTTCGGCTTTACGGTATAAGCATCAGAATGATTGAGAAGATGGTTGTACGCAATAGTAGACAAATCATCGAATTTAAAATCATAGATATACATGGAAAATCCTTTTTCAATATGTTGTCTTATATAGTTGTTGACAACAGCATAGGATTTTCCTGAGCCTGGAGTCCCTAAGACAATGGTGGCTCGAAAAGGATTCACCACATTAATCCATCCCTGATGCCACTTCCCTTGATAATAGAATTGTGTAGGAAGGTTAACAGAATATTCATTATAGCGTAATTGGGTTTCCTGCTGAAAGCTTTCATTCTCATTGTTAAAAACATCGGTCATTAAGTTTGTTTTGAGTAAACGGCCTATCCAGACTCCTGCCTGCATCAGGAAGATGTATCCGGAACCGGTAGATAGAATATAAAGTACAGGAGTAAAGCTGTTGGCAGATTGTAAGAGGATTGCGTTTAAAAAGAATAAGACAAAACCAATAGAAAAACCAATACTAATTTTTTTCCAAGTGATCTTTTCATTTTTGACTCCCTTTGTTCCGAGGCAACTCAAAGCCAGTAAAACTATTGCGAACAGCTTAGAATAAATAGGTTGAGAAAAAAGGCCTGCGGTCTTATTAAAATTATAAAGAATCTTATTGATGAGTTCCAGTGTCCATTGTTGATGTGCAAAAAATCCATAACAAAACCAGTACAGATGCATTAGTACCATAATAATACTGACCGCTCGCATAAACGCCATGATTTTGGCAAGTCCTCTTAAATCGTCTTCACCCTGCATATTACATTTTAGACGCATAAATAACTGATTATGCATTCTCAAATATAAATGCGCCGTTGCATGCATTTATTGGCTGGCTTAGGCTCTTTGAGCATCGTTATAAGACCGTTTTTGCAAAAGAATATTATTTTTTTCTTCTTTTTCTTTGTCTCTTTTTCATTTGTGATTCAAAAATTTGTTCCTCCTGATCCTCATGAGGACCTGAAGACAATAATCCGCTAAAAAATCCGTCAAATACTTCGTAGCTGTTATTGTTGAAGAAATGTTCTGAAGATTTTTCAAGCGATATATCATTGTTAGAACTATTATATGAATTGGTTTTAGGCTTTGTTTCTACCTCATTCCACAGTGTATTGAATGAGTTGGCTGATAGTTCTTTACTCAGCTGTGAGCCATTCCAAACAGATTTTGAGTTATGCTCTATAAATGTGATTCCGTAGATCCTTCCCTCATCATTCTTTCGTATGACCGTAGCGATTCCCTGTTCCAAAAGTTGAGACTTAAAAGAAGCTTCCGATTTACTCGTGCTGAGAGCGGTTTCAATAGTTCTTTTAAGAATGAATTTTGAAGGATTATTTTTCATTTTTACTTTAGATTTTTCAATAAGCACCTGAATATTTTCTACTCCTGCATGCTTACCAAAAAGGGATGATTTAAAAGGATTGCTTATTTTTTTTCCATTTTTATCCGTTGCAAAATAGACCATTCCTTTTCTCATTTTTCCATGCAGTTCTCCAGTAACTTCTTCACAGGAAATATTAAATTGAGAGAGTAAAGCGTTATATGTACCTATACTTTGAATGCTGTAGGTTTGAGGTATATGTCGTAGTATCGAGGATAATTGTGTTTTGATATTCCCCTTAGTATAATCTATAGGTTTAAAAATAGAGTTTTGATTTAAATTTCTATTCTCACCAGCAACTTTTAAGTTGTATTGTCTTTCCAGTTTTCTGCAGGCTTCCATTGATCGGGAATGATCATATCGGTCTGATATTTTCTTTCCGTCGATCTGGACACAGGTGGTGACGATATGAATGTGAGTTCTATCAATATCCGTATGTTTAAAGACAACATAGGGTTGGTTGCCATAACCCATTTCCTGCATATATTGCTGAGCCATTTCCCGATAATCTTTGTCATTAACCTTATCTTCAGGATCAGGATTAAGTGAGATATGTATTACCGGTTTTTCAGTTTTGTTATTGGCAATCAAGTAGGGTTCAAAGTACTGATGAAAAAATTTAACCGAATAAGGTCGATCCCACAAATCAGGAATCTTATTAGTGAATAAAACCGTTCCTTTTTCGTTGTCCACCTTCTGTTGATTGTAGGTAAGCGCACCCCATAGGTTTTCACCTTTTCCAATTTTAGCGATCATTTTACAGAATTTTTTTGAATATGGTTTTGTTCAAATTCTTTGGTGAGTTCTATAATCTGCTTACAAATTAAAGCTAGTTCTCTGGTATGATTTTCCAGTTTAAAGAGATAGAAAGACGCTTTTTTCTCCGTGAAATTTCGGTATAAAATTTTTACTATCTGATTATAATTGTTTCCAATCGACTGGAATTGGTAGAAGAATTTGGTCAATTGGGTATGATAATCTATTGTTGAAATATCAACTTTTACAATTTTTAATTCTTTCTGAAATAAAATTGTTGTAATAAATTTCGCTTTGTTACTCATTCCGGAAGCCTCATATAAATTTAAAAACTTTATATTTTCCTCATCCGTAAGTCTAAATACATGCCTGTTTTTACTTGGATTAAGCTTGGGCTTACGCCCGCCTTTGCTTTTTTTATTTAGGTCCATCGCATTTAATTTAATATTAGTAAAATCATGACTTCGGAGTGATTTTTAAAGCCCCAGCCAGGGCAAGTTGTTTTGAGGCACGAAAAAAGTTATGAGGCACTCAAAACATAACTTGCTCCTTTCGGGTGAAAGGAAATTTCAGTAAGAAAATATATTTAATGCTTTAAAGCATTAAAAACAGTCCAACTCCAAAAAACTCCTTAGTCTTCCAACACAAAGTAAGCTTGTATGATATAGAAAAACAGAATGTTAGACAAAGCCATAGACTGACACTTTACGCCAAAAACTACCATTAAGAATATTTCGAAGAAGAAATCGTATTCATTTGTATCAGATTGAAAGCGGGACTTCTCAACTGCAGATTTGACAGAAATCTTGAACAGCAGAACCCCTGCATGCCAGCTTTCCGGAATTCCAACCGTCATGATAACATTTTAGAGAGATAGGGATCAGGAAATCCGTTTTTCAGGACGGGCGGGCAGTATTCAGTGAATGTTGATAGAAGTCAATACAGATATCAGGAATTCCAGCCTGTATTACTGAACCCATTACTGAGAGCCTTTTTTCAATCATTCTATCAAATTATGTCTAACAATTTAAGCAAAATGAAAACAAAAAAGCAACCTACAATTATTGCATTTTCCACCCAAAAAGGAGGTGTGGGAAAAAGCACTTTTACATCACTTCTAGCAAGTATTCTTCATTATCGGATGGGGTATCATGTTGCCGTTTTTGACTGTGACTTTCCACAGTACAGTTTACTCCAGATGAGAGAGCGGGATTTAAAAATGGTGATGCAGAATGAGATTTTAAAAAAGATCGCTCACAAACAATTTACGAGTATTAATAAAAAAACGTATCCCATTTTCCAGAGTAAAGCCGACCAAGTTTTAGAGGATATGAATGCTTATGTTGATGGCTCCGAAATAATTCCTGATGCTATATTTTTAGACCTGCCGGGAACTGTTAATACCGCCGGTATTTTAAAAACTTTGACGAAAGTCCATTATATTTTTTCTCCCATTACTGCGGATCGTGTTGTGCTGGAAAGTACGCTAAGTTTCACCCATGTTCTGACCAATGTATTGATGAAAGAAACTCAAACGGGAATTCGGGCTGTACATCTATTCTGGAATCAGGTGGATGGAAGAGAACGGACGTTGCTCTACAAAAACTACAGTAAAGTGATTTCAGATTTAGGATTGCCACTTATGGAAACAAGTATTACAGACAGTAAAAGATTTAGAAAGGAAGGGGAGGCTATTACAAAGACTGTTTTCCGATCCACTTTACTACCTGCAGATCCTAAATTGTTAGCTCAATGCAGGCTGGATCAATTTGTAGAGGAATTTTTAAGAATTGTAAAACTATAAATTATGGAACAGGGCAATAACAATGAAGATAACGGTATCGATGAACAATATCTGATGTCCATTATGGCAGGAAGTCCTAAGAAGGAAGATATTTCAAAAACTGATGATCCTCCAAAGGAGAAGAGTGAAGCAAAAAATAAGTTGAAGAATAAAAAAACATCAGATTTAAGTTATGTCGAGCAGTTTCTGACCCATCACACAATGACTAAGCGGGGTGATAAAAGTATCTATATCCGTCCTGAATATCACGAGCGCCTCTCACGCATTATTCAAATCATTGCCGATGACCAGATTTCTCTGTATGCTTATCTGGATAATATACTGGCGTATCATTTCGAAATGTTTGAAAAGGAAATTACTGATGATTTCAA
Proteins encoded in this region:
- the mobC gene encoding conjugal transfer protein MobC codes for the protein MQGEDDLRGLAKIMAFMRAVSIIMVLMHLYWFCYGFFAHQQWTLELINKILYNFNKTAGLFSQPIYSKLFAIVLLALSCLGTKGVKNEKITWKKISIGFSIGFVLFFLNAILLQSANSFTPVLYILSTGSGYIFLMQAGVWIGRLLKTNLMTDVFNNENESFQQETQLRYNEYSVNLPTQFYYQGKWHQGWINVVNPFRATIVLGTPGSGKSYAVVNNYIRQHIEKGFSMYIYDFKFDDLSTIAYNHLLNHSDAYTVKPKFYIINFDDPRKSHRCNPLNPDFMTDISDAYEAAYTIMLNLNRSWIQKQGDFFVESPIILLAAIIWFLKIYENGKYCTFPHAIELLNKKYEEVFTILTSYSELENYLSPFMDAWQGGAQDQLQGQIASAKIPLSRMISPQLYWVMTGDDFSLDINNPNEPKILCVGNNPDRQNIYSAALGLYNSRIVKLINKKGQLKSSVIIDELPTIYFRGLDNLIATARSNKVSVCLGFQDFSQLTRDYGDKESKVIQNTVGNIFSGQVVGETAKTLSERFGKILQKRQSISINRNDTSTSISTQLDSLIPASKISTLTQGFFVGAVSDNFDERIRQKIFHSEIVVDNVKLSQEMKSFQQIPPIRSFIDEDGNDSMTRQIQDNYREIKSDILNIITDEMDRIKNDPDLQHLLNSD
- a CDS encoding DUF3408 domain-containing protein, with translation MEQGNNNEDNGIDEQYLMSIMAGSPKKEDISKTDDPPKEKSEAKNKLKNKKTSDLSYVEQFLTHHTMTKRGDKSIYIRPEYHERLSRIIQIIADDQISLYAYLDNILAYHFEMFEKEITDDFNKKYRPIF
- the mobB gene encoding conjugal transfer protein MobB, with the translated sequence MIAKIGKGENLWGALTYNQQKVDNEKGTVLFTNKIPDLWDRPYSVKFFHQYFEPYLIANNKTEKPVIHISLNPDPEDKVNDKDYREMAQQYMQEMGYGNQPYVVFKHTDIDRTHIHIVTTCVQIDGKKISDRYDHSRSMEACRKLERQYNLKVAGENRNLNQNSIFKPIDYTKGNIKTQLSSILRHIPQTYSIQSIGTYNALLSQFNISCEEVTGELHGKMRKGMVYFATDKNGKKISNPFKSSLFGKHAGVENIQVLIEKSKVKMKNNPSKFILKRTIETALSTSKSEASFKSQLLEQGIATVIRKNDEGRIYGITFIEHNSKSVWNGSQLSKELSANSFNTLWNEVETKPKTNSYNSSNNDISLEKSSEHFFNNNSYEVFDGFFSGLLSSGPHEDQEEQIFESQMKKRQRKRRKK
- the mobA gene encoding conjugal transfer protein MobA, producing the protein MDLNKKSKGGRKPKLNPSKNRHVFRLTDEENIKFLNLYEASGMSNKAKFITTILFQKELKIVKVDISTIDYHTQLTKFFYQFQSIGNNYNQIVKILYRNFTEKKASFYLFKLENHTRELALICKQIIELTKEFEQNHIQKNSVK
- a CDS encoding ParA family protein, which produces MKTKKQPTIIAFSTQKGGVGKSTFTSLLASILHYRMGYHVAVFDCDFPQYSLLQMRERDLKMVMQNEILKKIAHKQFTSINKKTYPIFQSKADQVLEDMNAYVDGSEIIPDAIFLDLPGTVNTAGILKTLTKVHYIFSPITADRVVLESTLSFTHVLTNVLMKETQTGIRAVHLFWNQVDGRERTLLYKNYSKVISDLGLPLMETSITDSKRFRKEGEAITKTVFRSTLLPADPKLLAQCRLDQFVEEFLRIVKL